The genomic DNA TGTACCCTGACAATGTCGGCCCGATTGCCGGTGCAAACCCGATAATTAAGCCGAACAGTCCCATCGCTTTACCGCGGTTTTCAACAGAGAACATCTGCATTAAGATGACCTGCGACAGCGGCATCATAATACCGGCACCGGATGCCTGGAGTATGCGCCCGGCTAAAAGCACCGGAAATTCTGTGGACAGTGCAGCGACAACGGTCCCTGCTGCAAACAGAATCATCGCGGTCATGTATAATTTCCGAGTCGTAAATTTATTGATTAAAAATGCGGATATCGGAATCATAATTCCGTTCACTAAAAAGAATCCGGTCGTCAGCCACTGCGCTGTACTGAACGGAATATCGAGATCCGCCATAATGACCGGCACTGCGGTCACGAGCAGTGTCTGGTTTAATATCGACACAAATGCACCGACGATTAATATCGCAATGACGAGATTGCGGCTGGACGTGCTTCCCCTGTCTTTTTTTCTGTTCATAATAATTCGTCTCCCAATCCCCTTGGTTATATAGAAAAAGACAAACTCATGCGATGCGAGTTTGTCTTTTTATCTCAACTATAAATTATTCAGTAAAGAACTGGTATAAAGCAGTCAGTTCTTCATCAGCAATCTGGTCTGCACTGAATGCAGGCATAGATCCCTGACCGTCACGAACGATTGAAGTGAACTCGTCTTCAGCAAGACTTGTACCTGCTAAAGCCGGACCCATAGCTCCTGAGAAATCCTGACCGTGACATGATGCACAGTTGTCGCGTGCGATACCTTCAGCATCAACGTCGCCGCTTGAAGCTGTTTCTTCGCCGCCGCCTTCTTCACCTGATTCTTCTCCAGAATCTGCTGTTTCTTCTGTTGCAGTTTCTTCTTCAGCAGTGTCGCTTCCGCCGCCGCTGCCTAAGTGGAAAATAAGTAAAGGAACGATTAGGAACACAACAAGTACAGGAATTAACCAGTAAATGTGCTTAGTGCCTTTAGAGTTCGGTTCCGGATTTCTTTCGATGTAGCGAGGCTGGCCATCTACTTTTACTCCGCGTG from Jeotgalicoccus saudimassiliensis includes the following:
- a CDS encoding c-type cytochrome, translating into MSDNKKRSRGVKVDGQPRYIERNPEPNSKGTKHIYWLIPVLVVFLIVPLLIFHLGSGGGSDTAEEETATEETADSGEESGEEGGGEETASSGDVDAEGIARDNCASCHGQDFSGAMGPALAGTSLAEDEFTSIVRDGQGSMPAFSADQIADEELTALYQFFTE